The Fusobacterium necrophorum subsp. necrophorum genome has a window encoding:
- the tilS gene encoding tRNA lysidine(34) synthetase TilS: MQEFQKFLEGQKKYQYIQEGDRILVAFSGGPDSVFLVEMLLKLQEQLSFQMLLLHLHHMIRQEAAEEDYLFCLDYAKKKKLEIIARKMDVPSYAKKEGQSLEEAGRILRYQFFYQIQKQRAYHKIATAHHLDDHLETFFFRLLRGSSMEGLAGISRKQADKIRPLRDFEKAEILSYLERHQIAYCKDKTNEETEYSRNRIRLELLPQLKSYNPKWKEKVASFMEELEERKEEEEGIDWKAYWKEGFISVTKLQKEKPYFRKKILYKYLLSKQIPINRKQIHQIFTLLEKGGSLSYDLKKFWKFKKEYDRIWVESLQKEEGNSLEETKNINIPGEVYFQNYRIQISVWKEEKKEQKGEFLWNWDGVSSLKVRSFQEGDRIQLYGMKTPKKVKEIFINEKIPKEQRKRVPILLYQEEIIALGNFKRANMEQKETKKKICIKIEEVRH, translated from the coding sequence ATGCAAGAATTTCAAAAATTTTTAGAAGGTCAAAAAAAATATCAATACATTCAGGAGGGAGATCGGATTCTCGTTGCCTTTTCAGGAGGACCGGATTCGGTATTTTTAGTGGAGATGTTATTGAAATTACAAGAGCAGCTGTCCTTTCAGATGCTCTTATTGCATTTACATCACATGATACGACAGGAAGCCGCAGAGGAGGATTATCTTTTTTGCCTGGACTATGCAAAGAAAAAAAAATTGGAAATTATCGCTCGAAAAATGGATGTCCCGTCCTATGCAAAAAAAGAAGGGCAAAGTTTGGAAGAAGCGGGAAGAATTTTGCGGTATCAATTTTTTTATCAGATTCAAAAGCAAAGGGCCTATCATAAGATTGCTACCGCTCATCATCTGGATGATCACTTGGAAACCTTTTTTTTCCGTCTATTACGAGGAAGCTCTATGGAGGGATTGGCGGGGATTTCCAGAAAACAGGCAGATAAAATCCGACCTCTTCGAGATTTTGAAAAGGCGGAAATTCTATCCTATTTGGAGCGACATCAAATTGCATATTGTAAGGACAAAACAAATGAGGAAACGGAATATTCGAGGAATCGAATTCGTTTGGAGCTTCTTCCTCAATTGAAAAGCTATAATCCGAAATGGAAAGAAAAAGTAGCTTCTTTTATGGAGGAATTGGAAGAAAGAAAAGAAGAAGAAGAAGGAATAGACTGGAAAGCGTACTGGAAAGAGGGATTTATCAGTGTAACCAAGTTACAAAAAGAAAAACCATATTTCCGGAAAAAAATTTTATATAAGTATCTTCTTTCCAAACAGATTCCTATCAATCGGAAACAAATTCATCAGATTTTTACTCTTTTGGAAAAAGGTGGGAGCCTTTCCTATGATTTGAAAAAATTTTGGAAATTCAAGAAAGAGTATGATAGAATATGGGTAGAATCCCTACAAAAAGAAGAAGGAAATTCCTTGGAAGAAACTAAGAATATCAACATTCCTGGAGAAGTGTATTTTCAAAATTACAGAATTCAAATTTCTGTTTGGAAGGAAGAAAAAAAAGAACAGAAGGGAGAATTTTTATGGAACTGGGATGGAGTTTCTTCTTTGAAGGTACGAAGTTTTCAAGAGGGCGATCGAATTCAATTATATGGAATGAAAACTCCAAAAAAGGTGAAAGAGATTTTTATCAATGAAAAAATTCCCAAAGAACAACGAAAACGAGTTCCGATTTTGCTTTATCAGGAAGAAATTATCGCCTTAGGAAATTTCAAGAGAGCAAACATGGAACAGAAAGAAACAAAGAAAAAAATATGCATAAAAATAGAGGAGGTCAGACATTGA
- the mltG gene encoding endolytic transglycosylase MltG, translating to MKKAIYLTFFIFIIGILAYGYQQVYRKQEYYISLNFEYGKNIREELSKINTKGNKLFWLYLRYFHQGGKDIKAGYYEFQGKYSWAELISMLEEGRGKFQKITIIEGSTISQIFDLLEKKGIGKKETYFEELQSTAFPYPTPEGNWEGYFYPETYNIPGNYTEKEVIQLFLQEFLKRFPPEDYADKEKFYQKLILASLLEKEAKLEEEKAIIASVIENRLQKGMRLEIDSTVNYLYDYQKKKIYYKDLKADSPYNTYRNAGLPPGPICSPTVSSVHAAYHPAQTEYYFFVTKGEGAHHFTKTYREHIDFQKKQQK from the coding sequence ATGAAAAAAGCAATTTATCTTACTTTCTTCATTTTCATCATAGGAATTCTTGCTTATGGATACCAACAAGTATACAGAAAACAAGAGTATTACATTTCTTTGAATTTTGAATATGGAAAAAATATTCGAGAAGAATTGTCTAAAATCAATACAAAGGGAAATAAACTATTTTGGCTTTATTTACGATATTTTCATCAGGGCGGAAAGGACATCAAAGCAGGATATTATGAATTTCAAGGAAAATATTCTTGGGCGGAGTTGATTTCTATGTTGGAAGAAGGAAGGGGAAAATTTCAAAAAATAACCATTATTGAGGGAAGTACCATTTCACAAATTTTTGATTTATTAGAAAAGAAGGGGATTGGGAAGAAAGAGACCTATTTTGAAGAGTTGCAATCCACAGCCTTTCCTTATCCGACTCCGGAAGGAAATTGGGAGGGATATTTTTATCCGGAAACCTATAATATACCCGGAAATTATACCGAGAAGGAAGTCATTCAGCTCTTTTTACAGGAGTTTTTAAAACGTTTTCCGCCGGAAGACTATGCGGATAAAGAAAAATTTTATCAAAAATTGATTTTGGCATCTTTATTGGAAAAGGAGGCAAAACTCGAAGAAGAGAAAGCAATCATTGCCTCTGTGATTGAAAATCGTTTGCAAAAAGGGATGAGATTGGAAATCGATTCCACGGTAAATTATCTGTATGACTATCAAAAAAAGAAGATTTACTATAAGGATTTGAAAGCGGATTCTCCATACAATACCTATCGAAATGCAGGCTTACCGCCGGGACCTATCTGCAGTCCGACAGTAAGTTCCGTCCATGCGGCCTACCATCCTGCCCAAACGGAGTACTATTTTTTTGTCACCAAAGGAGAAGGAGCTCATCACTTTACCAAGACATATCGAGAGCATATAGACTTTCAAAAAAAGCAGCAGAAATAA